The Silene latifolia isolate original U9 population chromosome Y, ASM4854445v1, whole genome shotgun sequence sequence GATGACAATATTGCAAGTTATTTTACTAAACTCAAGTTAGTTTGGGATGAAACTGATGCCATGGGTTTAAATCCTTCTTGCTCTTGTGCTTGCACTTGTGGAGCTGCTGAGAAAAGAGATAAGTTTCAACAAAATCAGAGGGTAGTTCAACTGTTAATGGGCTTAAATGATTCTTATAAGGTTGTTAGAGGTACTTTGTTGATGCAGAATCCTCTTCCCTCCATTGCTTCTGTGTACAATGTCCTTCTTCAGGAAGAAAAACAAAGGGAATTCAGTCAAGGCACACAGATTCAACATGAATCAGCATCATTTTATGCTAAGAACTTCAAAGGAAAGGGCACGAATTCGTCTTATAATCAGTACCCAACTCCTTATAATCCAAATTCACCTTACAATCAGTTCCACAATCAGTCAAAATCTTTCAACAACCAGTTCCAAAACACCCAATTTTACAATCAGACCAAATCCAACTACAATAAACCACCAGTTTTTACAGAAAATAACAATCAACCAGAAGTTAAAACCTGCAATTACTGCAAGAAACCAGGTTGATCACCTCATCAGCAATTGCAGCAGACTcgagttcaacaacaacaaaagaagATTTGCCAACAATGTACAAGAAAATATGGGTCCATCTCTTGATAATAGTGGATTTTTCTCTGGTTACCAGCAGGGATTAGCAGGTACAAGCTCCGGGGCTTCAAACTCTAGCTCTGGAAGTTCAGGACTCCATAATGTAGCTGGACATGACATTTCTCCTGGCATGTACAACAAGTTACAGACTGCTCTTCATGTATCTACACCCACAGATACTTCCAACATTGGTTCTGCTAATTTTGCTGGTAATACCAATCTTTCTAATGCATTTTCTGTTTCTCATAATTCTTGGATTCTGGACAGTGGTGCTAGTGATCATATGTGTGCATACCTAAACTTGTTTTCTGATGTTAGGACTATTGATAAACCTTACTCTATCACTTTACCCACTGGTCAGACCACCATTATAAACACCATTGGTACTGTTCCTGCCACATCTGAAATCATTTTGACAGATGTACTTTTTGTCCCATCTTTTAAATTCAATCTCCTTTCCATagcaaggttagctaaacaactcAATTCTACCATAAGCTTCtcaccatctctttgcttgatgCAGGGCTTTTCTATGAAGATGCCAATGACTCTTGGTAGAGTTCAAAAGAACCTCTATCTCCTTTAAGCTTCTTCTCAACCACACATTCCTTTAGCTTCTTCTCATTCCAATTCTGTTGTAGTTTCTAATTCTGCTGCTATGTGGCACTCTAGACTAGGCCATTTACCAATGTACAAACTCAAGCATATGCCTTGTAAGTTCTCTGAATTGAATGAAGATCAAATTTTGTCTTGTTCTATTTGTGCTAAAGCTAGACAACACAGATTTTCTTTTCCCACTAGTCACATTCAGTCCACTTGTCCTTTTCAACTCATACATGTTGACCTTTGGGGTCCTTATCCTATTGCTACCTATAATGGTTACAAATATTTTCTTACAATTGTTGACGATTTTACTAGAACTACATGGATTCATCTCATATCCAATAAAGGCATTGCCTTTGATTTAATCAAGAATTTCATAGCTTTTGCAAAAACCCAGTTTCAACGGACCATTCAAATTATAAGATCTGACACTGCACTTGAACTTGGTTCAAGCATACCTGCTATAACCTATCTTTCCCAAAATGGGATTATTCACCAGACCTCATGTGTTCacactccacaacaaaatggggtgGTTGAACGCAAACACAAACATTTACTTGAGAC is a genomic window containing:
- the LOC141627078 gene encoding uncharacterized protein LOC141627078, which gives rise to MSFFRKKNKGNSVKAHRFNMNQHHFMLRTSKERARIRLIISTQLLIIQIHLTISSTISQNLSTTSSKTPNFTIRPNPTTINHQFLQKITINQKLKPAITARNQVDHLISNCSRLEFNNNKRRFANNVQENMGPSLDNSGFFSGYQQGLAGTSSGASNSSSGSSGLHNVAGHDISPGMYNKLQTALHVSTPTDTSNIGSANFAGLFYEDANDSW